The region ATCGCGGAGTTGACCGGTTCGACGACGTGATCGACGGCCGAGCGGAACAGCAGCAGCGGCTGGTGCACCCGGCGCAGGTCACCGCGCACCAGGCTCCACAACTGCTGCAAGCTGGCCATCGCCCGCAGCGGCAACCGGTTGTAGGCGAGCTCGAAGCCGCCGGGCTTGGCGATGTCACCGGGAATCCCGCCGACCGCTGGCCATATCCGGCTCAGCAGCGGCAGCAACCGGGCCTCCTTGCGCAGCGTCGTCACCGAGGGGTTGACCAGTACGATCCCCGCGATATCGGGGTGTTGCTGGGCCAGTCGCAAGGCCAGCGTGCCGCCCATGGACTGGCCGAACACGAATACCGAGCGGCACCGGCCGCGTAGTTCGGCGAGCTCGGCCTCCGCGGAGTCGTACCAGTCTCTCCAGGTGGTCCGGTTCAGATCGGGCCACCGGGTGCCGTGCCCGGCCAGTAGCGGGCAGCGGACGGTGAAGCCCTCCGCCGCCAGGTGCTCGCCCCAGGCCCGCATGCTCTGCGGGGTGCTGGTGAAGCCGTGGCAGAGCAGCACACCGATCTCCGCTGATCCGTCGTGCGTGAACGGTTCGGCGCCGGAAAGCACGGGCACCGCGGCCTCCCAACAGCATCGGCGAGCCAGTACCGCTTCATGGTCGCATGCGCGGGCGACAAGTGGGGCGGCCTTGACGAGGCGGTCGTGATCGCGGAACGGGTTGGATCGCGATCACGACCACGAGGCCGCGTTGTGCGGGTTGTCCGGGCTCCGTAGGCTGAGCAGGGAACTCGGTGGGGCAAGGAGGCGGCAGCGCGGTGTTGTACTGGGTGATGAAGCATTTCCTGCTCGGGCCCTTGATGAAACTGTTCTGCCGTCCGAAGGTCGAAGGCGTCGAGCACGTGCCGACCACCGGCGGCGCGATCCTGGTCAGCAACCACCTGGCCGTCGCCGACTCGTTCTTCATGCCGCTGATGATGCCGCGCCGGGTGACCTTCCTTGCCAAGCGCGAGTACTTCACCGGCAAGGGCATCAAGGGCAAGTTCAAGAAGTACTTCTTCTCCGGCGTCGGGCAGGTCCCGATCGACCGCTCCAGCGGCGCCGCCGCGCAGGCCGCGTTGGACACCGGGGTCCGCCTGCTGCGGGAAGGAAAGCTGCTGGGCGTCTACCCGGAGGGCACCCGGTCCCCGGACGGCCGGCTGTACAAGGGCAAGACCGGGGTCGCCCGGATGGCCCTGGAGTCGCAGGCGCCGGTGATCCCGATCGCGATGTTCGGCACCGACAAGGTCAACCCCATCGGGTCCAAGATGTGGTACCCGCACAAGGTGGTGGTGAAGGTCGGGCCGCCGCTTGACTTCTCGCGCTACGAGGGCATGGCGGGCGACCGGTTCGTGGAGCGGTCCATCACCGACGAGATCATGTACGCCCTGATGGAGCTCTCCGGCCAGGAGTACGTCGACGTCTACGCGGCCAAGGTCAAGGACGACCTGGCGGCGCAGGGCAAGCAGGTGGCGGGCTGGAAATCGCAGAAGCCCGTCGACCGGCTCCCCGAGTCCAAGGCCGGCTGACAGCCCGCACCGGCTGCTGGAACGGCGGCCGCCTACCCTTGCCCGGTGCGGTACTTCTACGACTGCGAGTTCATTGAGGACGGACACACCATCGAGCTGGTGTCGATCGGGATGGTCGACGAGTCCGGCCGCGAGTTCTACGCGGTGTCCACCGAGTTCGACGCTTCCCGGGCCGGTGCCTGGGTCCGGCAGCACGTGCTGCCGCAGTTGCCGCCGCCCTCCGATCCGTGCTGGCGTACCCGAGCCAGGATCCGCGAGGACCTGTACACCTTCCTGTCCGCGCGGGGCGGGAACGTCGAACTGTGGGCCTGGTTTGCCGCCTACGACCACGTGGCGCTGGCCCAGCTGTGGGGCGCGATGCCGATGCTGCCGTCGCGGATCCCCAAGTTCACCCGCGATCTGCGGCAACGCTGGGAAGACGTCGGCAAGCCGAAGCTGCCGCCGGCGCCGGACAATGCGCACGACGCCCTGGCCGACGCCAGGCACAACCTGGAGCGCTGGAGGGTGATCGAGGAGGTCCGCCGCAAACGCGGCTTTGCCTGGTAACGGCGGGGGTACTTGCTGCACCGATCCAGGCCGTGCCAGGCTGTGGCAGGGGAGACGTGGATCACGTCCCATCTCGGTTGGATTGAGGAGGCGGCTAAAGAGATGCCGGCTGGAATGCGTGTCGGAGTGCTCACCGGAGGCGGCGACTGCCCCGGGCTCAACGCGGTGCTCCGAGCGGTGACCCGTAAGGGGATTTCCGTGCATCAGCACGAGATCCTGGGATTCCGCAGCGGATGGCTGGGCCCGGTGGAGGGCCTGACCATGCCGCTGACCCTCGACTCGGTCGAGGAAATCCTCAACCGGGGTGGCACCATCCTGGGCTCGTCGCGCACCAACCCGTACAAGGTCGACGACGGGATTGCCAGGCTCAAGGCCACCCTCGACGAGCACCGGGTGGACGCGTTGATCGCGATCGGCGGCGAGGACACCCTCGGCGTCGCCCAGCAGCTCACCCACGACGGCGTGCCGGTGGTGGGGGTGCCCAAGACGATCGACAACGACCTGGACGCCACCGACTACACCTTCGGCTTCGACACCGCGGTGCACATCGCGACCGACGCCATCGACCGGCTTCGCACCACTGCGGAGTCGCACCACCGCGCGCTGGTGGTCGAGGTGATGGGTCGGCACGCGGGCTGGATCGCGCTGCACGCCGGGCTGGCCGGTGGCGCGAACGTCATCCTCGTGCCGGAGCAGCCGTTCAGCGTCGAGAGGGTCTGCGACTGGGTGCAGCAGCGCTTCGAGCGCCAGTACGCGCCGATCATCGTGGTCGCCGAGGGCGCGCTCCCGGAAGGCGGCAAGGAGCTTCTGCTGACCGGCGAGAAGGACGCATTCGGCCACGTCCGGCTGGGCGGCGTCGGTACTTGGCTGGCCGACGAGATCGCCGGGCGCACCGGCAAGGAGTCGCGCGCGGTCGTGCTCGGCCACGTCCAGCGCGGCGGCACGCCGACGGCCTATGACCGGGTGCTGGCCACCCGTTTCGGCCTGCACGCGATCGACGCGATCACCGAGGGCGACTTCGGCAAGATGGTCGCGCTGCGCGGCACGGACATCGTGCGGGTCCCGTTGCGCGAGGCGACCGCGTCGCTGAAGACGGTGCCGCTGGAGCGCTACGCCGAAGCCGAAGTGCTCTTCGGCTGACCCCGGCGTCGGTTTCGATGGAAATCGGCGCGCCGATTTCCATCGAAACCGACCGGCGGTAGACCGGCTATCGAGACCCCGGCTGTGGGTCGCCTCGCCCGGCGTAAAAGAAGTGGCGCCCAGCGCTTATTCTGGGGTGCGTGAACTGGACCGTCGACGTCCCCGTAGATGATCTTCCCGAGCTGCCACCGCTGCCGCCGGAGATGCGCGCCCGCCTCGATGACGCGCTGGCCCGTCCCGCCGCACAGCAGCCGCAGTGGCCTAACCCCGACCAGACCGGCAAGGTCCGGAAGGTGCTGGAGAGCGTTCCGCCGGTGACCGTGCCGTCTGAGGTGGACCAACTGCGTCAGCACCTCGCGGCTGTCGCCCAGGGCGAGGCGTTTTTACTGCAGGGGGGCGACTGCGCGGAGACCTTTGCGGACAACACCGAGCCGCACATCCGCGGCAACATTCGCACGCTGCTGCAGATGGCAGTGGTGCTGACCTACGGCGCGAGCATGCCGGTGGTCAAGGTCGGCCGGATCGCCGGGCAGTACGCCAAGCCGCGGTCCAGCAACACCGACGCGCTGGGCCTGCCGTCCTACCGCGGCGACATGGTCAACTCGCTGGTCGCCACCGAGGACGCCCGCCGCCACGACCCTTCGCGGCTGATCCGCGCCTACGCCAACGCCAGCGCCGCGATGAACCTGTCCCGCGCGCTGACCAGCGCCGGCATGGCTGCGTTGACCAAGGTGCACGACTGGAACAAGGACTTCGTGCTCAACTCGCCGGCCGGCGAGCGCTACGAGTCGGTCGCCGCCGAGATCGACCGCGGCCTGCGCTTCATGGCCGCCTGCGGCGTGGACGACTCCAGCCTGCACTCGGTGCAGTTCTACGCCAGCCACGAGGCGCTGGTGCTGGACTACGAGCGCGCCATGCTGCGGCTGGACGTCTCCCGCGAACAACCTCGGCTGTTCGACCTGTCCGGGCACTTCCTGTGGGTGGGCGAGCGGACCCGCCAGCTGGACGGCGCGCACATCGCGTTCGCCGAGCTGATCGCCAACCCGATCGGCATCAAGATCGGCCCGGGCACCACACCCGAGCAGGCCGTGGAGTATGTCGAGCGGCTGGACCCGAACAACGAGCCCGGTCGGCTCACCCTGATCAGCCGGATGGGCAACGGCAAGGTGCGCGACGTGCTGCCGCCGATCGTGGAGAAGGTCACCGCCTCCGGGCACCAGGTGATCTGGCAGTGCGACCCCATGCACGGCAACACCCACGAGGCCAGCACGGGCTACAAGACCCGGCACTTCGACCGGATCGTGGACGAGGTGCAGGGTTTCTTCGAGGTGCACCGCCGGCTGGGCACCCACCCGGGCGGCATCCACATCGAGCTGACCGGCGAGGACGTCACGGAGTGCCTCGGCGGGGCCCAGGAGATCTCCGACGCCGACCTCTCGGGGCGCTACGAGACCGCCTGCGACCCGCGCCTGAACACCCAGCAGTCGCTGGAGCTGGCGTTCCTGGTCGCGGAGATGCTGCGCAACTGAACGGCTCGGAAGTTCACGCCCGAAGGGCCCGGAACCCACGCGGTTCCGGGCCCTTCGGCGTTTGGTGCGGTCATCACTTCTGCGCGGCCTGCGTTTCACGAAGCTCTGTCGTTGGTGCTGGGGTCGTGGGCGGTGCGACGGTCATGGCGGTGCGGGGGAGGGCACCGAAGACGCCGCTCAATCCCAGCGGGTCGAAGCGGACCAGGGACAGCGAGCCGAGCACGGCGGCACCGATGCCGACCGCGACGAACGGCCAGTTGTACATCGCCTGCTCACCGTCGGGGTAGTAGGCCAGCACCAGCGCGATCGAGGCGCCCACCACGTAGGACAGCGCACGCGGTGTCCAGGCGAAGGCGCAGCCCAGCGCCAGGCCCCACGTCAGGTACCACGGCAGGACGACCGGCGACAGCAGCGCGCCGCAGCACAGCACGATCGCGGCCCGGCGCACCGCTTCGGTCCCGCCGACCCGCGCCAGCCACCAGTTCCAGGCGAGGATCAGCACCAGCAGCAGCGAGCCGAACGTGCGCGTAGCACCCACGAACGGCCAGATGTTGGTCTCGCCGAACAGCGAAACCAGGCTGTGCAGCGCCTGCCCGACCGCCGTCGGCGCGGACAGGTAGTTGACGATCATGCCCGGTGCGGACAGGGCGGAAAGCCAGCCGAAACCGACCTTGGCCAATGCCGTGCACGAGCCGAAGACCACCACGAACACGCCCACCGCCGGGAACACTGCGCGGAGGAACCGCTGCCACGACGGCCCCTCCAGCCGGGATGCCCACATCCACACCAGGAATGGCAGCGCGAGCCCGGCGGTCGCCTTGATGGCCATCGCCGCGGACACCAGCGCGATCCCGCCGACGCGCTTGTCGTTGAGCATCAGCAAGGTGCCCACCGACAGCAGCCCGATCATGAGCATGTCGTTGTGCGGGCCGCCGACCAGGTGCACCACGGTCATCGGACTGGCCGCGACCAGCCACAGCGCGATCGGCAGTCGGCCGCCGAGGTGCCGGACCAGGCCCGGCAGGGCGCAGATCAGCATCACCAGGCCGCCCAGCAGCACCAGCCGCATCACGATGACGCTGGCGATGATGTCTTGGCCGGCCAGCAGGATCACGCCCTTGGCCACACCCATGAACAGCGGTCCGTACGGGGCGGGCGTGGTCTGCCAGGTCGGGTGCACGTTCTCCGGGATCGGGCCGGTGAGCGCGGACGGGCCGACACCGTAGGGGTCGAGTCCGTTCAGCGCCAGCAAGCCCTGGCCAAGGTAGCTGTAGACATCGCGGGTGAACAGCGGTGGTGCGATGAGAATGGGGCCGAGCCAGGCGGCGGTCGCCCACAGCACGCCGCGGGAGTTCACCAGGTGCGCGATCACGCCGCGCCCGAGTCGCACCCAGGCCCACACCAGTAGCGCGAAGCCGATGTAGACGACGGTCACTGCCACGTCGTGGCCGTGCCCGTAGCGCAGCACCGAGAGCGGTCCAGAGCCGAGGATGGGGTCGTGGATGAGCGTCCCGCCGGCGCCGAAGGAGCCGAACAGCAGCAGTACGGACCCGATCGCCCCCAACGCGATGGTGCGCAAAGGAAGCGGACGACGCGGCCGACGTCCGCCGAGACTGGGCAGGCCCGCTGTCGTGTTGTCGGTCCGTTCGGACCAGTCGGGGGCCGACTCGATCGAAAGGCTCGGGGGCATTGTGCTGCCAATAGTTCCACAACGAGCCGCCCGCGCCGCTGTGACCAGGCGAGATCCGTCGTGTCGTGGTCAACGGTCCCGCTTTTCGGTGACCGCGGGCGGACGTGTAGCCGCTGGTAGACCCCGGCAACCAGAAAACGTTACAGCGCCGAGAAGAGATCAGAATCACATTGCGGGTGGGGTGGGTCCGGTGGGGCGTGACCACGCGACCGGGCCCGAGCCCGGCTGCGCAGTCATGAGGCTGCTCAGAACGCGGTCACGTGGATGGTCGATCCGGGCTCGACCTTGCTGCCGGGCAGTGGTAGCTGACCCCAGATCATCATGTTCGGGCGCTGGAAAAACGACTGGACGCTCAATTGCAGGCCGAGCGCGGCGACCTGCTGCTGCGCGTCCGCCACCCGGAGGCCGTTGAGGCTTGGCACCTCGACCGCGTTAGACAGCACCACGCCGATCCGCGGCCGACCGACCAGCCGGACCTCGCTGCCGATGGCCGGATCGGTACTGATGACGTGGTCGCCAGCGATGCTGGAGTCGAACTGGCGGCCCGCCTCGTAGGGCTCGAACCCGGCATTGCTCAGCGTGGCGAACGCGTCGTCGCGGCTCATTCCGCGTACGTCGGGCACCTGTACCGGGGGCGGACCCTTGCTGACGACCAGGGTGACCTCGGCGCTGATGTTCAGTGGGGTGCCGGGGGCGGGGTTCACGCCGATGACCCGGCCTTCGGGCACCGTGCTGTGGTACTGGTCGCCGGACTCGTCGCGCTTGGGTTGCAGCTTGGCGTTGCGGATCGCGCTTTCGGCCTCGGCCACGGTGGTGCCCTGGGCGATCTCCGGGACCTTGGGCTTGCCCAGCGAGACCACGAGATCGACGGTGCCGCCGCTGCGCACCCGGGATCCTTCGCCCGGCGTGGAGCTGATCACCACGCCTTCCGGGATCGTGTTGTCGTTCTCCCTGGTGACGTTGCCGCTCAGGCCGGCGCCTTCGAGCGCCTGCTGGGCGGCCGCTTCCGGCTCGCCGACGACGCGCGGCACCTGAACGTAACTGCCGATGCCCAGCCAGTACGCAGTGCCGCCCACCAGCGCGGCCAGCACCAGAACCACGGCGGTCCACAGCGCCACGGTTCGCCTGCCGTGCCGGCGATCGCGATCGCGCCGCGGCTCGGCCGCGACGGCGGAAAAGTCCTGGGTGTGCTCGTCATCGGTGGCGGGCCGCGCCATCGCACGAGTGCGCTGCGGGGCGACGGGCGTATCGCCGACGGCCGGGATCTGCTCGGTCGGCGGGTCCTCGGCCGCGGTCGCCATTTGCGTGGTGCGCTCCTCGGACGCCGGGACCGATAGCGCCACCGGGGCGATGCCAAGCGCGGTGCGCACCCGCTGCAGTTCGTCGAGGAAAACCTCGGCGTTCTCGGGACGCTGTGCCGGATCGCGACGCGTGGCGCGGACCACGAGGTCGTCAAGGGCTTGAGGGAGGTCCGGGACCAGCCCGCTCGGCGGCGGCACATCGTCGTTGACGTGCCGGTACGCGACCGACAGCGCGGTGTCGCCGACGTAGGGCGGGCGGCCGGTCAGCATCTCGTAGAGCACGATCCCGGCCGCGTAGACATCGGAGCGGGCGTCGGCGGCACCGGTGGTCACCTGCTCCGGCGAGAGGTACGCGACGGTGCCCAGAATGATGCTGCCGCTGGTCGTGCCGGCTTCGGCGGCCGCCCGGACCAGCCCGAAGTCGGCGACCTTCACCGAACCGTCCGTGCCGATCAGCACGTTCTCCGGCTTGACGTCGCGGTGCACCATGCCGGCCTGGTGCGCGGCGGAAAGCGCCGAGAGCATCGGCGCCAGGACGCTCAGCGTCATCGCCAGCGGGAGGCGTCCCCCGCGGGCCATGATCAGGTCACGCAGCGTGCATCCCTCGACGAGCTGCATCACCAGGAACACGTGGTCGCCGTCGGGGCCGCGGTCCACACCCTGGTCGTAGACGGCCACCACGTCGGGGTGGTGCAGCCGGGCCGCCGCGCGCGCCTCGCGTTCGAAGCGGTCCACGAACGACCTGTCGCCCGAGTACTGCGCGTCCATCACCTTGATCGCCACCGGTCGGTCCAGCCGGGTGTCCAGACCTCGGTACACCGCGGACATGCCGCCGCGCGCGATCAGCGAATCGACTCGGTACCGGCGTTCGAGCATGCCTCCGACGAGGCTCGCGCCGCGTCCGGAGCGTGTCTCAGGAGTCATTTTCCGCCAACCGCCGGGTAACCTTTCCAACCCGATTGTGGCAGGCCGTGCGGTTGGCGCCGGGAACACCTCCGTGCTCGGCCTCGGCAACGATCACGATCATGATCGTAGGCCGAAGATTTCCCGAGCCAAGCACGGCATCGCGGTCGGTCATATGGCAAGGTGTGCAGCGTGAGTGCGATCCCTGCTGCCCCGGATGTGCTCGCTCCCGATGTGGAGGTTGTTCCGCTGCCCGACGTCGCCGAGCGACTCGGTCAGCCAATCACCCGGGTGCACCAACTGATCCGTGATGGCCATCTGCTCGCTCTGCGTAGGGGCGGCGTGCTGGGCGTGCCCAGTGCGTTCCTCACCGACACCGCCGTGGTGAAGGGGCTGGCGGGCACGATCACCCTGCTCCGGGATGCCGGCTACCACGAGGACGAGATCCTGCGGTGGCTGTTCACACCGGACGACTCGCTGCCCGGTACACCGATCGACGCCCTGCGCGGAGACCGCGGCCGTGAGGTGAAGCGAAGGGCCCAAGCGATGGGTTTCTGAGGCCCCCGGGCTGACCTGCGCGGCTGGAGCCCGCTGCCGCTCACCCGGACTCCCGTCCGGTGTTCGGCGTTGGTGCCCCAGCCGTGGACCGCTTCGGCCGTATGAGTTGGTAGGACTCGATCAACCGCTGGTAGTTGCTCCGTACGAGGCGTGCGGGTCAGCCGGTGATGCGCTGTGCGGCGAGCTTGCCGGACAACAGAACCGGGGGAACGCCGACGCCGGGTGTTGTGCCGGATCCGGCGAGTACCGCGTTGGCCAGGCCGCGCACCAGGTTCCGCGGTCGGAAGGGGCCGGTTTGGGCGAAGGTGTGCGCGGCCGAGAACGGCGTGCCGGCCGCATGCCCCTGAGCCGCCCAGTCCACCGGGGTGACCATCTGCTGCGCCTCGATCGCGGCTCCGAAGCCGGTGAAGCCGCGCCGCTCCAGCGTCCCCAGCAACTCGTCGCGGTAGGCCGAACCGATCCGGCCCCAGTCGATCGGCCCGGTGCGCAGGTTCGGGCACGGCGCGAGCACGTAATGCAGCTCGCGATCGGCCGGCGCCAGCGTCGGATCGGTCGCCGTCGGCCGGGTGATCAGCAGCGACGGGTCGCTCATCAGCCTGCCGTCACGAATGATCTCGGCGAACGTGCCATGCCAGGCCGTGCCGAAGGAGATCGTGTGGTGCGCGTTGAACCAGCCGCGAGTGGTCCCGGCGTGCAGCACCACCGCCGATGGTGACCAGCGCAGACGTCGTCGCGGACGGTGCCCGAGAAGATCGTGCGCGACCGGCAGGTCGGGCGTGAGCACGAACGCGTCCGCGGCGATGCGGGAGCCATCGGACGTGCGCAGGGCGACGATCCGGTCGCCCCGCCGCTCCAGTTCGGTCACCTCGGCGTTGTAGTGGAATGTGACGCCCGCGCCTGCGGCGGCGTCGGCAAGCGCGGTCGGGACCGCATGCATGCCGCCGCGCGGGAACCAGACGCCGTTGACGGTGTCCATGTAGGAGATGACCGCGTATACGGCGAGCGCGCGACGCGGGTCCAGACCCGCGTACAGCGCTTGGAAGGAGAAGACCCGGCGCAACCGCTCGTCGGCCAGGAACCGGCCGATCGCCGGGCCGAGACGGCCGAATCCGCCCAGCACCGCCAGCCGCGCCAACTCCGGGGACAGCAGGCCCAGCGGCGAGTCGAAGTTCGCGTCGATGAAGCGGTGCATCTCGGCCCGGTACACCTCGGCCAGCCAGCGCCGCAGCCGCCGGTATCCGGCCGCTTCCTCCGGCCCGGCGAACCGCCGCACCTCCTGTTCCATCGCGGCGGCGTCGGTGTGCACGTCGAGTACCGAGCCGTCGGCGAATCGCGCCTGGTAGGCCGGGTGCAGCGGGATGAGGTCCAGGCGCTCGGCCAGCGATTCGCCGACCGCGCTCAGCGCTTCGTCGACCAGCTCGGGCATGGTCAGCACGGTCGGACCGGTGTCGATCCGGTATCCGCCGAACACGTGCAACCCGGCCCGCCCGCCGGGCACTCCCGCGCGCTCGACCACCGTCACCCGTCGCCCGGTGCCCGCCAGGTGCAGGGCTGCGGCCAGCCCGGCCAGGCCCGCGCCGACGATCACGACGTGGTCGGTGCGACCGGTGACCGTGCGCATCAGTGACTGCGGTCGGTGACGGCGATCGCCAGCTCGGCCAGCCGCGACGAGGCCGGTTCGGCCAGCCGCGCTTCGTGCAGCGCACGCATCGCCGAATCGGTCAGTTCGGTGATCCGCTTCTCCACGGCCTCCACCGCACCCAGCCGAGTGAGCACCTGCCGGGCCGCCTCGACGCGGCCCTCGTCCAGATCGGGAGCGCCGAGCACGTTGCGCAGCAGGTCCAGCGCGGCCTGGTCGGCCTGCTCACGGGCCGCCGCAAATGCCTCGGCGACCAGCACCGTCCGCTTGCCTTCGCGCAGGTCGTCCCCGGCGGGCTTGCCCGTCACCCCGGGGTCGCCGAAGACGCCGAGCAGGTCGTCGCGGAGCTGGAAGGCGACGCCGATCTCGGAGCCGAACCGGCGCAGCGCGTGCAGCGCGTCCGGATCGGCCCCAGCGGCCTCCGCGCCGAGCTCCAGCGGTCGCTGCACGGTGTAGGAGGCGGACTTGAGCTCGCAGACCCGCAGTGCGGCCTGCGGGGTCTCGTCGCCCCGGTACTGGCAGAGCACGTCGAGGTACTGGCCGGTGAGCACCTCGGTGCGCATCGCGCGCCACGGGCGCAGCGCGCGGGCCATCGACTCCGGCGCCATCCCCGCGCTGTGCAGCATGTCGTCGGCCCAGGCCAGCGCGAGGTCGCCGAGCAGCACCGCCGCGGCCAGCCCGAACTGGGTACTGTCGCCGGCGAATCCGGACTCCCGGTGGATCCGCTCGAACTTGCGGTGCACGGTCGGGTTGCCTCGTCTGGTGTCCGACTCGTCGATCAGGTCGTCGTGCACCAGCGCGCAGGCCTGCAACAACTCGAGTGCGCTCGCCGCCTGCAGCATCGCCTTTGCCGCCGGCCCCTCGGCAGCCCCGCCGACAGCTCGCCAACCCCACCAGGCGAAGGTGGGCCGGATCCGTTTGCCGCCGCCGAGGACGAACCCGGCCAACTCCGCCACGGCGGACGCGATCGCCGGGTCGAGGTCGGCCGCGTCGGTGCGGCGGATCTGTAGGTACTCGGTCAGCGTCTGCTGGACCTGACCGGGGAGGTCGAGCTCCATTACGGCATTCTCGCCGCTGGCTGGCGTGATGGCCGGATCTGCTGCGGGCATGCCTCCATCCTCCGTGATGACGGCAAATGCCAACGGCCGGGGCCATCCGGAGCGCTCCCAGTAACTGGGATGACTCCGGAGCGTAGCCGATTGCTTTTATGCTGGTCCTCATGACGGCGGTGGTGGATCGGTTGAACACCGAGAAGACGTCTTTCTCGGTGGAGTTCTTCCCACCCCGCGGTAACGACGAGGAGCGCATCCTCTGGCGGGCGGTGCGGGAGCTGGAACCGCTGGATCCCGCGTTCGTGTCGGTGACCTACGGGGCGGGCGGATCTAGCCGGGACCGCACCATCCGCACCACCGGGCGCATCGCGCAGGAGACCACCCTGACCCCGATGGCGCACCTGACGGCCGTGGATCACTCGGTCGCCGAACTGCGCAACGTGATCGGCTGGTATGCGGCGTCCGGGGTGCACAACGTGCTGGCTGTGCGCGGCGATCCACCAGGCGACCCGAACGGCGAATGGCTCCGACATCCCGAGGGGCTGACCTACGCCGAGGAGCTCGTCCGGCTGGTCCGGGAGCTCGGCGATTTCTGCGTTGGCGTCGCGGCATTCCCGCACGGGCATCCGCGCTCTGCGGACCTGGACATCGACGTGGACTACCTGGTGCGCAAGATCCACGCGGGTGCCGGGTTCGCCATCGCCCAGCTTTTCTTGGAGCCGGAGTACTTCCTGCGGCTGCGCGACCGGATGGCCGCCCGCGGCTGCGGCGTGCCGCTGTTGCCGGGCGTCATGCCGATCATCACGCCGCGGGTGCTGGGCAAGTTCAGCGAGCTCGCCGGGGTACCGGTGCCAAGCGAAGTGTCGGAGCAACTGCTGCCGCTGACCGACGATCCGGCGGGGTTCCGCTCGGCCGGCGTGGACCTCGTGACCCGGCTGTGCGAACGGCTGATCGCCGAGGGCGTACCGGCGCTGCACTTCTACACCCTCAACCGATCGAAGGCGACCCGCCAGGTGGTGGCCGACCTGGGCCTATGACCCGCGCGGCGGTTCCCACCAGGGTGATCATGCGGTTACACGTGCACGTCGGGGCGGTTGCGGACGTGCGTGCGGACCGCGAGCAAGCCCACCACGACGGCGGAAACGAGGGTGAGCACGCCGACCAGCAGCGCCCAGCCGACCCAGTCCATGCCGACGACGTTGGAGAACTGGTAGGTGGCCGACAGCTC is a window of Saccharopolyspora phatthalungensis DNA encoding:
- a CDS encoding alpha/beta hydrolase, translating into MPVLSGAEPFTHDGSAEIGVLLCHGFTSTPQSMRAWGEHLAAEGFTVRCPLLAGHGTRWPDLNRTTWRDWYDSAEAELAELRGRCRSVFVFGQSMGGTLALRLAQQHPDIAGIVLVNPSVTTLRKEARLLPLLSRIWPAVGGIPGDIAKPGGFELAYNRLPLRAMASLQQLWSLVRGDLRRVHQPLLLFRSAVDHVVEPVNSAIVLDGVASTDLAEVVLPDSFHVATLDHDAPAVFSGSVEFLQRIHRERAEEVV
- a CDS encoding lysophospholipid acyltransferase family protein, producing the protein MLYWVMKHFLLGPLMKLFCRPKVEGVEHVPTTGGAILVSNHLAVADSFFMPLMMPRRVTFLAKREYFTGKGIKGKFKKYFFSGVGQVPIDRSSGAAAQAALDTGVRLLREGKLLGVYPEGTRSPDGRLYKGKTGVARMALESQAPVIPIAMFGTDKVNPIGSKMWYPHKVVVKVGPPLDFSRYEGMAGDRFVERSITDEIMYALMELSGQEYVDVYAAKVKDDLAAQGKQVAGWKSQKPVDRLPESKAG
- a CDS encoding polyadenylate-specific 3'-exoribonuclease AS → MRYFYDCEFIEDGHTIELVSIGMVDESGREFYAVSTEFDASRAGAWVRQHVLPQLPPPSDPCWRTRARIREDLYTFLSARGGNVELWAWFAAYDHVALAQLWGAMPMLPSRIPKFTRDLRQRWEDVGKPKLPPAPDNAHDALADARHNLERWRVIEEVRRKRGFAW
- a CDS encoding 6-phosphofructokinase; amino-acid sequence: MRVGVLTGGGDCPGLNAVLRAVTRKGISVHQHEILGFRSGWLGPVEGLTMPLTLDSVEEILNRGGTILGSSRTNPYKVDDGIARLKATLDEHRVDALIAIGGEDTLGVAQQLTHDGVPVVGVPKTIDNDLDATDYTFGFDTAVHIATDAIDRLRTTAESHHRALVVEVMGRHAGWIALHAGLAGGANVILVPEQPFSVERVCDWVQQRFERQYAPIIVVAEGALPEGGKELLLTGEKDAFGHVRLGGVGTWLADEIAGRTGKESRAVVLGHVQRGGTPTAYDRVLATRFGLHAIDAITEGDFGKMVALRGTDIVRVPLREATASLKTVPLERYAEAEVLFG
- a CDS encoding class II 3-deoxy-7-phosphoheptulonate synthase; protein product: MNWTVDVPVDDLPELPPLPPEMRARLDDALARPAAQQPQWPNPDQTGKVRKVLESVPPVTVPSEVDQLRQHLAAVAQGEAFLLQGGDCAETFADNTEPHIRGNIRTLLQMAVVLTYGASMPVVKVGRIAGQYAKPRSSNTDALGLPSYRGDMVNSLVATEDARRHDPSRLIRAYANASAAMNLSRALTSAGMAALTKVHDWNKDFVLNSPAGERYESVAAEIDRGLRFMAACGVDDSSLHSVQFYASHEALVLDYERAMLRLDVSREQPRLFDLSGHFLWVGERTRQLDGAHIAFAELIANPIGIKIGPGTTPEQAVEYVERLDPNNEPGRLTLISRMGNGKVRDVLPPIVEKVTASGHQVIWQCDPMHGNTHEASTGYKTRHFDRIVDEVQGFFEVHRRLGTHPGGIHIELTGEDVTECLGGAQEISDADLSGRYETACDPRLNTQQSLELAFLVAEMLRN
- the mptB gene encoding polyprenol phosphomannose-dependent alpha 1,6 mannosyltransferase MptB, which gives rise to MPPSLSIESAPDWSERTDNTTAGLPSLGGRRPRRPLPLRTIALGAIGSVLLLFGSFGAGGTLIHDPILGSGPLSVLRYGHGHDVAVTVVYIGFALLVWAWVRLGRGVIAHLVNSRGVLWATAAWLGPILIAPPLFTRDVYSYLGQGLLALNGLDPYGVGPSALTGPIPENVHPTWQTTPAPYGPLFMGVAKGVILLAGQDIIASVIVMRLVLLGGLVMLICALPGLVRHLGGRLPIALWLVAASPMTVVHLVGGPHNDMLMIGLLSVGTLLMLNDKRVGGIALVSAAMAIKATAGLALPFLVWMWASRLEGPSWQRFLRAVFPAVGVFVVVFGSCTALAKVGFGWLSALSAPGMIVNYLSAPTAVGQALHSLVSLFGETNIWPFVGATRTFGSLLLVLILAWNWWLARVGGTEAVRRAAIVLCCGALLSPVVLPWYLTWGLALGCAFAWTPRALSYVVGASIALVLAYYPDGEQAMYNWPFVAVGIGAAVLGSLSLVRFDPLGLSGVFGALPRTAMTVAPPTTPAPTTELRETQAAQK